From Triticum aestivum cultivar Chinese Spring chromosome 4A, IWGSC CS RefSeq v2.1, whole genome shotgun sequence, a single genomic window includes:
- the LOC123082561 gene encoding uncharacterized protein translates to MRLQFLPYHMYTESVHYVIKKRRTLGVLAVMLAIVRWRRRRRHYSLRMSRRKYGPLVDRDLERQKKLNDLYNSTDKNCISQLRTTGPLRSGFDDVNKQVMLSQSTLDGLSANDRGILSKPIQFYDKLKELFSGSSADGSFMQDPFSAAETDNDDKVKDDMMNDMSTFVEAKGPTGHDSDKLDTNSDDCEAVAALAATDSQVSSSNVAALKPNKKSFKKSAKPNTLPPPQNDKAKRSKPRSSQASQDDTNMDVLLTSTLMGIRETLASPVQTVAPKEPNAPLWDMLKKIPLPPDERMSVGMHLCKPEFAVHRGFLVSMGQEYLERWVYTYLSDNYPAGKRVGDDLVGNLGNKDPASNLGDDPVVNSTPF, encoded by the exons ATGAGACTGCAATTTTTACCCTATCAT ATGTATACGGAATCTGTCCATTATGTTATCAAGAAACGACGGACGTTAGGTGTTCTAGCTGTAATGTTGGCCATTGTCCGGTGGCGTCGTCGACGTAGACATTACAGTCTTAGAATGTCTCGAAGAAAGTATGGGCCATTGGTTGATagagatctggagaggcaaaaaaagtTGAATGACCTGTACAATTCAACCGATAAAAATTGCATCAGTCAACTCCGGACGACGGGGCCGCTACGCAGTGGGTTTGATGATGTGAACAAACAAGTGATGCTCTCCCAATCTACTCTAGATGGCTTATCG GCCAATGATCGTGGAATTCTCTCTAAACCGATTCAGTTCTACGACAAGTTGAAGGAATTATTTAGTGGCTCGTCGGCAGATGGCTCTTTTATGCAAGACCCTTTCTCTGCAGCTGAAACTGACAATGATGATAAGGTaaaagatgacatgatgaatgaTATGTCCACCTTTGTTGAAGCGAAGGGTCCAACAGGTCATGACTCGGATAAATTAGATACAAATAGTGATGATTGTGAAGCGGTGGCTGCTCTTGCTGCAACTGATAGTCAAGTTTCCTCGTCCAATGTTGCGGCTCTAAAGCCTAACAAGAAAAGTTTCAAAAAAAGTGCAAAGCCAAATACTCTGCCACCACCACAAAATGATAAAGCTAAAAGGTCAAAGCCAAGATCATCTCAAGCATCACAAGATGACACTAATATGGATGTGCTGCTCACAAGTACTTTGATGGGCATACGAGAAACCCTTGCAAGTCCAGTACAGACGGTAGCCCCAAAGGAACCGAATGCTCCTTTATGGGACATGCTCAAGAAGATTCCGTTGCCACCTGATGAGAGGATGTCGGTCGGGATGCATCTATGCAAGCCAGAATTTGCAGTCCATCGAGGTTTTCTTGTCAGCATGGGTCAAGAATACCTAGAGCGTTGGGTGTATACATACTTATCTGACAATTATCCTGCTGGCAAACGTGTCGGCGATGATCTTGTTGGTAACCTTGGAAACAAAGATCCTGCTAGTAACCTTGGCGATGATCCTGTTGTTAACTCTACCCCTTTCTGA